A window from Sphingobacteriia bacterium encodes these proteins:
- a CDS encoding ankyrin repeat domain-containing protein yields the protein MLKKVLLALSCILPASISFAEDKPLEAPTLHLPGAVNGNIEMPKIEIPQVVGSENNSIIPPKIDAPATPQSTTTPPEQIPSNNTDVPTSMIPQIEAPKIEEPTLNNDPDAKAIDVKDPMIPDLPKPDNVMVGSEKKDDKKDIKIPDTNPVIDQNKDKAQEEGKKEEADKKTATKEEPKLDKKTSKPKSAAEILEEKEKNKKKNPSTPKEKKKKKEEVVLPITPGTTLDVKKISGKPKLDPDQKKDIELEKTRNEAEQAEKVFSLDYRNKELPAEFYYNENDPNNRHLPKPVSTKEYVFASFVAIENHDLDGLMDYSKRVGEVNFVDDDGNSLLIYAAMFKAHDIAKWLIKNHVSVNLKNRYNANALHAAVINNDVKMVKILLNANVSINVYDQNNKTPLDYAMANNNKIIVNLLKKEEASHNPKAQRKSK from the coding sequence ATGTTAAAGAAAGTTCTGTTAGCTTTGTCTTGTATTTTACCTGCTTCAATAAGTTTTGCCGAAGATAAGCCGTTAGAAGCTCCTACTTTGCACTTACCAGGAGCAGTTAATGGAAATATAGAAATGCCTAAAATTGAAATTCCACAAGTGGTTGGAAGCGAAAACAATTCTATAATACCGCCAAAAATAGATGCACCTGCTACACCACAAAGCACTACTACTCCTCCAGAACAAATTCCAAGTAATAATACTGATGTTCCAACCTCAATGATTCCGCAAATAGAAGCGCCAAAAATTGAGGAGCCTACTTTAAATAATGACCCTGACGCTAAAGCTATTGATGTTAAGGATCCTATGATACCAGATCTACCAAAACCTGACAATGTTATGGTTGGGTCGGAGAAAAAAGATGATAAGAAAGATATAAAAATTCCAGATACAAACCCTGTGATTGACCAAAACAAAGATAAAGCACAAGAAGAAGGTAAAAAGGAAGAAGCGGATAAAAAAACTGCTACAAAAGAAGAACCAAAGCTTGATAAAAAAACATCTAAACCAAAATCTGCAGCAGAAATTTTAGAAGAGAAAGAAAAAAATAAAAAGAAGAACCCTTCTACACCAAAAGAAAAAAAGAAAAAGAAAGAAGAGGTAGTTTTACCAATTACTCCCGGTACTACACTTGATGTTAAAAAAATTAGTGGAAAACCAAAACTTGACCCAGATCAAAAAAAGGATATTGAATTAGAAAAAACCAGAAATGAAGCTGAGCAGGCTGAAAAAGTTTTTTCATTAGATTACAGAAATAAAGAATTACCGGCAGAATTTTATTATAATGAGAATGATCCAAATAATAGACACTTGCCAAAACCTGTTAGTACAAAAGAATATGTTTTCGCATCCTTTGTAGCTATTGAAAATCATGATTTAGATGGCTTAATGGATTATAGCAAAAGGGTAGGAGAGGTAAATTTTGTTGATGATGATGGTAATAGTTTATTAATTTATGCTGCAATGTTTAAAGCTCATGATATAGCTAAATGGTTAATTAAAAATCATGTTAGTGTAAATCTTAAAAATAGATACAATGCCAATGCTTTACATGCGGCTGTTATAAACAATGATGTGAAAATGGTAAAAATCTTACTCAATGCAAATGTTTCAATAAATGTTTATGATCAAAATAACAAAACTCCATTAGATTATGCTATGGCTAATAATAATAAAATTATAGTAAATTTATTGAAAAAAGAAGAAGCCAGTCACAACCCTAAAGCGCAACGTAAAAGTAAATAG
- a CDS encoding DUF2497 domain-containing protein, translated as MTIENKDNPSMQDILADIRGVIAGDNISDSKEDVLELTEIVEQGSKPKNELNDVLDNIDSLFANSSVMTQENLKKEDEPEQKPADAVVDSLLNTLNENKEENIVETPPTTAVEEPKEEPKEESTMESNQPIVDFDNLAKQAPEANVSNEEPEVKKELNDEVDPTKNSQDNNSKTLLSEQAIEETSKHFKDLLRAVSRPQDGFGLRSGVTVEDLVVESLKPQLSIWLEKNLSALVKEIVEKEVRRLIPNDDE; from the coding sequence ATGACCATAGAAAATAAAGATAATCCTTCAATGCAGGACATATTAGCTGACATAAGGGGAGTTATAGCGGGTGACAATATAAGTGATTCCAAAGAAGATGTTTTAGAACTCACAGAAATTGTTGAGCAAGGTTCTAAACCAAAAAATGAATTGAATGACGTATTAGATAATATAGATAGTTTATTTGCAAATTCTTCAGTAATGACGCAAGAAAATTTAAAAAAAGAAGATGAACCTGAACAAAAACCTGCTGATGCAGTTGTTGATAGTTTATTAAATACATTAAATGAAAATAAAGAAGAAAATATTGTAGAAACACCTCCAACAACAGCGGTTGAGGAACCAAAAGAAGAACCCAAAGAAGAATCTACAATGGAAAGCAATCAGCCAATTGTCGATTTCGATAATCTTGCTAAACAAGCACCAGAAGCAAATGTTTCGAATGAGGAGCCAGAGGTGAAGAAAGAATTAAATGATGAAGTAGATCCTACAAAAAATTCACAAGATAATAATTCTAAAACTCTCTTAAGTGAACAAGCAATTGAAGAAACCTCAAAACATTTTAAAGATTTACTGCGAGCAGTTTCAAGGCCACAAGACGGGTTTGGTTTAAGATCAGGAGTAACTGTAGAAGATTTAGTAGTTGAATCTCTTAAGCCACAATTAAGCATTTGGTTAGAAAAAAATCTTTCTGCGTTAGTTAAAGAAATTGTAGAAAAAGAAGTGCGTAGATTAATCCCAAACGATGATGAGTAA
- a CDS encoding TolC family outer membrane protein, with product MNKFLYCITILIILINSASAETINEAFKKAYNYSFDIKAQRENLKSAKLQKTKAVLGFMPKVSGSLSRNHLERKDDANPKVQGTYNNRKLTVTQNVFNGGASISNFNINDIRLKLSELRLKGTEQVVLYTAAQSYIGVILANESYKIAENNEQILRKHLESTKLRFELGEVTKTDVAQADARYSLAQAQLIRYKGEIENAKSNYIKLMGELPVTSLSKPHQLKNIPESLEEAIYIGKENSFELRMSELSMKEANEGIKLAWSKILPSVDLQGEVSKTGRSAITNDRFDKSAYISLTIPLFQGGGEYIDVKDSSVQKEKAKYTYHKTLDDLVARINNSWIKYNSTKATIKSAQDAVDSALLAFNGVEEEAKIGLKTSLDILNAEQEVFDAKLKLLNAEYQTILAGYELLAIIGKLNTDS from the coding sequence ATGAATAAGTTTTTATATTGTATAACGATCTTGATAATCTTAATAAATTCTGCATCAGCCGAAACAATAAATGAAGCATTTAAAAAAGCATATAATTATAGTTTTGATATAAAAGCTCAAAGAGAAAATTTAAAATCTGCAAAGCTGCAGAAAACAAAAGCTGTTTTAGGTTTTATGCCAAAAGTTAGTGGCTCACTTTCAAGAAATCATCTTGAAAGAAAAGATGATGCAAATCCAAAAGTGCAAGGAACATATAATAATCGTAAATTAACTGTAACACAAAACGTGTTTAATGGTGGCGCAAGTATTTCTAATTTTAATATTAATGATATTAGATTAAAATTAAGTGAATTAAGGCTTAAAGGTACTGAACAAGTAGTTCTTTATACAGCAGCTCAATCATATATTGGCGTAATTTTAGCAAATGAATCATATAAAATAGCTGAAAATAATGAGCAAATTTTAAGAAAGCATTTAGAATCAACTAAATTAAGATTTGAATTAGGTGAAGTAACAAAAACAGATGTTGCTCAAGCTGATGCACGTTATTCTTTAGCTCAAGCTCAACTAATTAGATATAAAGGTGAAATTGAAAACGCTAAATCAAATTATATAAAATTGATGGGTGAATTACCTGTGACTTCACTTAGTAAGCCTCATCAATTAAAAAATATTCCAGAAAGTTTAGAAGAAGCTATATATATAGGAAAAGAAAATAGTTTTGAGTTAAGAATGAGTGAACTTTCTATGAAAGAAGCAAATGAAGGAATTAAATTAGCATGGTCTAAAATATTGCCTTCCGTTGATTTACAAGGTGAAGTATCGAAAACAGGACGCTCTGCTATTACAAATGATAGATTTGATAAAAGTGCTTATATCAGTCTTACTATTCCTCTTTTTCAAGGTGGTGGAGAATATATTGATGTTAAAGATAGTTCTGTTCAAAAAGAAAAAGCAAAATATACCTACCATAAAACACTTGATGATTTAGTCGCAAGAATTAATAATTCATGGATTAAATACAATTCAACTAAAGCTACTATTAAATCAGCACAAGATGCTGTAGATTCAGCATTGTTAGCATTTAATGGTGTAGAAGAAGAAGCAAAAATTGGATTAAAAACAAGTTTAGATATTTTAAATGCAGAACAAGAAGTGTTTGATGCTAAATTAAAACTTCTAAATGCAGAATATCAAACAATTTTAGCTGGATACGAATTATTAGCTATAATAGGGAAGCTTAATACTGATAGCTAA
- a CDS encoding ankyrin repeat domain-containing protein, producing the protein MYKNFVKTALSILCVLLLTANPSNANTKKLIDLINQNNIYGLQSALESGANPDERGNYGITPLMVSISRQNYNAAKLLIKFGADVNSTDIAGVSPLHIAARNGHYEIAKALIDAGANINAKDKYGMTPLAKATAAHKNRVMQLLVENNALDKEKAVVDNKETEGSAITVTKENLPKDSTIIKSSGESKVVTQTENKSTFAPIVRVKENNLPNDKIEKAENSKNKKKKIQISYKAPSKQSTEASKTINAIDTTMVTRNALAPNIENEDNNIDLAWLKDKSTTAKAPEKLVASAPPTKPKEIAPPTPNTPQLAHIEPTAKSVTFESKKHKKITVGKAKLIHDEGITKWKVNYQDIMANNNGPQLYWLIINAKKTNNYGSLLNKAIKQVQNYKIKYQIVQNIKTKEKYLKVGALGNANIAEVYCKRVLEDNTFTACKVVKFNRNK; encoded by the coding sequence ATGTATAAAAATTTTGTTAAAACGGCGCTATCTATTCTCTGTGTTCTTCTTTTAACAGCGAATCCTTCAAATGCTAATACTAAAAAACTCATTGATTTAATTAACCAAAATAATATCTATGGCTTACAAAGTGCGCTTGAATCAGGTGCAAATCCTGATGAAAGAGGAAATTACGGTATTACACCTTTAATGGTTAGTATTTCACGACAAAATTATAATGCTGCAAAACTTCTTATAAAATTTGGCGCCGATGTTAATTCAACTGATATAGCGGGAGTAAGTCCTTTACACATTGCTGCGCGAAACGGACACTATGAAATAGCTAAAGCTTTAATAGACGCAGGTGCTAATATTAACGCTAAAGATAAATATGGTATGACACCTCTTGCAAAAGCAACTGCAGCACATAAAAATAGAGTGATGCAGTTATTAGTTGAAAATAATGCTTTAGATAAAGAAAAAGCCGTGGTTGACAATAAGGAAACTGAAGGTAGTGCAATTACTGTAACTAAAGAAAATTTACCTAAAGACAGTACTATAATTAAAAGTAGTGGCGAATCTAAAGTAGTTACACAAACAGAAAATAAATCAACATTCGCTCCGATTGTAAGAGTAAAAGAAAACAATCTGCCAAATGATAAAATAGAAAAAGCTGAAAATTCCAAAAATAAAAAGAAGAAAATTCAAATTTCATATAAAGCTCCAAGTAAACAGTCAACTGAAGCGTCAAAAACTATTAATGCCATTGATACTACAATGGTTACACGAAATGCCCTCGCTCCAAATATTGAAAATGAAGATAATAATATTGATTTAGCATGGCTTAAAGATAAATCTACAACCGCAAAGGCGCCTGAAAAACTTGTTGCATCTGCTCCACCAACTAAACCAAAAGAGATAGCTCCACCTACTCCAAATACCCCTCAGTTAGCCCATATAGAACCTACAGCTAAATCTGTAACTTTTGAAAGTAAGAAACATAAAAAAATTACTGTCGGCAAAGCTAAACTTATCCATGATGAAGGTATTACTAAATGGAAAGTTAATTATCAAGATATAATGGCTAATAACAACGGTCCTCAACTTTACTGGCTAATTATAAATGCTAAGAAAACTAATAATTATGGTAGCCTTTTAAATAAAGCGATTAAACAAGTACAGAACTATAAAATTAAATATCAAATAGTCCAAAATATTAAAACTAAAGAGAAATATTTAAAAGTTGGTGCTCTTGGTAATGCAAATATTGCTGAAGTTTACTGTAAAAGAGTGTTAGAAGATAATACATTTACTGCTTGTAAAGTTGTTAAATTCAACCGTAATAAATAA
- the mnmA gene encoding tRNA 2-thiouridine(34) synthase MnmA translates to MKLENINKPIKDTKVVVAMSGGVDSSTVAAMLHEVGYQVIGITLQLYDLGITLEKKGACCAGQDIYDAKNVADKIGFPHYVLNYESLFKESVMDDFADTYLRGETPIPCVKCNQSVKFRDLLKVAKELGADALATGHYVQKRYVNGKAQLIKGSDPFKDQSYFLFATTKEQLDFTYFPLGGLNKEETRKHAERFGLEVANKPDSQDICFVPNGDYVSVISKLRPGALDAGNIVDLAGKVLGTHDGIINYTIGQRKGLGISSPDPLYVVKINPDTKEVVVGPESALKSSEFFIKNINWLGDGETIPDEGIEAMVKLRSTHKGTNAIIKKYDSEKAIVRMLTPERAVTPGQACVIYDGDIVLGGGWIEKI, encoded by the coding sequence ATGAAACTTGAGAATATCAATAAACCAATCAAGGATACCAAAGTTGTCGTCGCTATGTCTGGTGGCGTAGACAGCTCAACAGTTGCAGCAATGCTTCATGAAGTTGGGTACCAAGTTATTGGTATTACTCTTCAACTCTATGATCTTGGAATCACTTTAGAAAAGAAAGGCGCATGCTGCGCGGGCCAAGATATATATGATGCTAAAAATGTTGCTGATAAGATTGGTTTTCCACATTATGTGCTAAATTACGAGAGCTTATTTAAAGAATCAGTTATGGATGACTTTGCAGATACCTATCTTCGCGGAGAGACCCCAATACCATGTGTTAAATGTAATCAATCAGTGAAATTTAGAGATTTACTTAAAGTTGCAAAAGAACTTGGAGCTGACGCTTTAGCCACAGGCCATTATGTACAAAAACGCTATGTAAATGGTAAAGCCCAGCTTATTAAAGGAAGTGATCCCTTTAAAGATCAAAGCTATTTTTTATTTGCTACAACTAAAGAACAACTTGATTTCACTTATTTTCCATTAGGTGGGTTAAATAAAGAAGAAACCCGTAAACATGCTGAAAGATTTGGCCTTGAAGTTGCAAACAAACCTGATAGCCAAGATATTTGCTTTGTACCTAATGGTGATTATGTTTCCGTTATTTCTAAACTTAGACCAGGTGCTTTGGATGCTGGTAATATTGTTGATTTAGCAGGTAAGGTACTTGGAACTCATGATGGCATTATTAACTATACTATCGGTCAAAGGAAAGGCTTAGGAATTTCATCCCCTGATCCTTTATATGTCGTTAAAATAAACCCTGATACTAAAGAAGTGGTTGTTGGACCTGAATCTGCTCTTAAAAGCAGCGAATTTTTTATTAAAAACATTAATTGGCTTGGCGACGGTGAAACTATACCAGATGAAGGTATTGAAGCTATGGTAAAGCTTCGCTCTACTCATAAAGGTACTAATGCAATTATAAAAAAATATGATAGCGAAAAGGCAATTGTTAGAATGCTTACTCCAGAACGTGCTGTGACCCCGGGCCAAGCCTGCGTTATTTATGATGGCGACATAGTTCTTGGGGGCGGCTGGATTGAGAAAATATAA
- a CDS encoding 30S ribosomal protein S1: MLKKGNLKSKRLKVEAEYTTNEDFAALFEASNTNTRVREGSVVKGIVIDIQKDNVIVDIGLKTEGIVSLKEFESINETANIGETVEVYLEKIENRYGRCVISREKALREAAWANIESALAEGKTVSGFICGKVKGGFTVDLQGVIAFLPGSQVDIRPIKDIAPLIGVVQPFKILKIDRKNANIVISRRAILEESRMEERDEVLSQIKEGMVLEGVVKNITDYGAFIDLGSFDGLLHLTDISWSRINHPSEVLSLGQTVKVMVIKYNADTKRVSLGMKQLEENPWGDIEARYPRGSRIRGKISNIADYGAFVELETGIEGLVHVSEMSWVKSNANPKKFLSLGQEVECIILDVDANKHRISLGMKQCEENPWQAFADKNAIGSIIEGEIKNVVDFGIFVELQGGIEGLIHVADVSWEDEDPKRLKEFNKGDKVKAIVLSTDVEKERISLGIKQLEGGDPFEGSTKDLKKGSKVTCEVTAVQDDGIEVLVDGLQCFIKKADLASERSEQKPERFSVGDKIEAKITTIDKSSRKVNVSIKALEVDEQKQALAEYGSDNTNSTLGDVLGNAIKNAKKK; encoded by the coding sequence ATGTTAAAAAAAGGTAATTTAAAGTCTAAACGTCTTAAAGTTGAAGCGGAATATACAACTAACGAAGATTTCGCTGCTCTCTTTGAAGCTTCTAATACTAATACTAGAGTAAGAGAGGGTTCTGTTGTAAAAGGTATAGTTATTGATATTCAAAAAGATAACGTAATAGTTGATATTGGTCTTAAAACTGAAGGTATAGTTTCATTAAAAGAGTTCGAGTCGATTAATGAAACAGCTAATATCGGTGAAACTGTTGAAGTTTATCTTGAGAAGATTGAAAACCGTTACGGTAGATGCGTAATTAGTCGTGAAAAAGCTCTAAGAGAAGCTGCATGGGCTAATATTGAAAGCGCACTTGCTGAAGGTAAAACAGTTAGTGGTTTCATTTGTGGTAAAGTTAAAGGTGGTTTCACCGTTGATTTACAAGGTGTTATCGCTTTCTTACCAGGTAGCCAAGTAGACATTAGACCAATTAAAGATATTGCACCATTAATTGGTGTGGTTCAGCCATTTAAAATCTTAAAAATCGACAGGAAAAACGCTAACATCGTAATTTCTCGTAGAGCAATTCTTGAGGAATCAAGAATGGAAGAGCGTGATGAAGTTCTTTCACAAATTAAAGAAGGTATGGTTCTTGAGGGCGTTGTTAAAAATATTACAGATTATGGTGCGTTCATTGATCTTGGAAGTTTTGATGGTTTATTACACTTAACTGATATTTCTTGGTCAAGAATTAACCATCCATCTGAAGTACTTTCATTAGGTCAAACTGTGAAAGTTATGGTGATCAAATACAATGCTGATACAAAACGTGTATCATTAGGTATGAAGCAACTTGAAGAAAACCCATGGGGCGATATTGAAGCTCGTTACCCAAGAGGTTCAAGAATCCGTGGTAAAATTAGTAATATTGCTGATTATGGTGCTTTCGTTGAATTAGAAACAGGTATTGAAGGTTTAGTTCACGTTTCAGAAATGAGCTGGGTGAAAAGCAATGCAAACCCTAAAAAATTCTTAAGCTTAGGTCAAGAAGTTGAATGTATCATTTTAGATGTTGATGCAAACAAACACCGTATAAGCCTTGGTATGAAGCAATGTGAAGAAAATCCATGGCAAGCGTTTGCTGATAAAAACGCTATTGGTTCAATCATTGAAGGTGAAATTAAAAACGTTGTTGATTTCGGTATCTTTGTTGAATTACAAGGTGGTATTGAAGGTTTAATTCACGTAGCTGATGTTTCATGGGAAGATGAAGATCCTAAGAGACTTAAAGAATTCAATAAAGGTGATAAGGTTAAAGCTATCGTACTTTCTACCGATGTTGAAAAAGAACGTATTAGCCTTGGAATTAAACAATTAGAAGGTGGAGATCCTTTTGAAGGTTCAACTAAAGATCTTAAAAAAGGTTCTAAAGTAACTTGTGAAGTAACGGCAGTTCAAGATGATGGTATTGAAGTTCTTGTTGATGGGTTACAGTGTTTCATTAAGAAGGCTGATTTAGCTTCTGAAAGATCTGAACAAAAACCTGAGCGTTTTAGCGTTGGTGACAAAATTGAAGCTAAAATTACTACTATTGATAAATCTTCACGTAAAGTGAATGTTTCAATTAAAGCTCTTGAAGTTGACGAACAAAAACAAGCATTAGCTGAATATGGTTCTGATAATACCAATTCAACACTTGGTGACGTATTAGGTAATGCAATTAAGAACGCTAAGAAAAAATAA
- a CDS encoding (d)CMP kinase produces the protein MKENKIIITIDGPAASGKGTVARLLAKHFNLDYLDSGIIYRLLGFKISNEKVDETNISILVNLAKNLDLTQITDISLLKTEEVAKIASRVAAIKEVREALLEVQRKFAEKSSNGIVTDGRDMGTVIFPTANYKFFLTASIEARSLRRFKELQSSNKSVIYTQVVQELVDRDNRDMSRSSAPLAPAIDAITIDSSNHTAVEVADYIINYIASHNSN, from the coding sequence ATGAAAGAGAACAAAATTATAATTACAATTGATGGTCCTGCAGCTTCAGGTAAGGGCACTGTTGCTAGGTTACTAGCTAAGCATTTTAATTTAGATTATTTAGATTCAGGGATAATTTACAGGTTACTTGGATTTAAAATTTCAAATGAAAAAGTTGACGAAACGAATATAAGTATTTTAGTTAATTTAGCAAAAAATTTAGATTTAACTCAAATTACTGATATCTCCCTTTTAAAAACTGAGGAAGTAGCAAAAATTGCTTCAAGAGTTGCAGCAATTAAAGAAGTTAGGGAAGCTTTATTAGAAGTTCAAAGAAAATTCGCTGAAAAATCAAGTAATGGTATTGTTACTGACGGACGTGATATGGGAACAGTTATTTTCCCGACTGCCAACTATAAGTTCTTTTTAACGGCTTCAATTGAAGCTAGAAGTTTAAGAAGATTTAAAGAGTTGCAGAGTAGTAACAAAAGTGTTATATATACCCAAGTTGTGCAAGAGTTAGTTGATAGAGATAATCGTGACATGAGCCGAAGCTCTGCGCCACTTGCGCCTGCCATTGATGCTATTACTATTGATAGTAGTAATCATACAGCAGTAGAAGTGGCAGATTATATTATTAATTACATTGCAAGTCATAACTCTAATTAA